A single window of Trueperaceae bacterium DNA harbors:
- a CDS encoding aquaporin, whose product MRAYLMEFIGTFFLVLTVGLTVAQGSDLAPLAIGLVLMVMVYAGGHVSGGHYNPAVTLGAVLRGALPTKELAPYWGAQLLGAVVAAALARWVAGAPFTVAPGPEAGTFAALAVETFFTFALVAVVLASATAAATKGNSFYGLAIGGTVAAGAAAGGAISGGAFNPAVGVGAVLVDAIAGGTAGHVWLYVVGPLLGSYLAAAAFRYLHPEG is encoded by the coding sequence ATGCGCGCGTACCTCATGGAGTTCATCGGCACCTTCTTCCTGGTGCTGACAGTCGGCCTCACCGTCGCGCAGGGCAGCGACCTGGCGCCGCTGGCGATCGGGCTCGTGCTGATGGTGATGGTCTACGCCGGCGGGCACGTCTCGGGCGGTCACTACAACCCAGCCGTCACCCTGGGTGCGGTGCTGCGCGGTGCGCTGCCCACGAAGGAGCTGGCGCCGTACTGGGGCGCCCAGCTCCTCGGCGCCGTGGTCGCGGCCGCGCTGGCCCGCTGGGTCGCGGGGGCGCCGTTCACGGTGGCGCCGGGTCCCGAGGCCGGCACGTTCGCCGCGCTCGCCGTGGAGACGTTCTTCACCTTCGCGCTCGTGGCGGTCGTCCTCGCGTCCGCCACGGCGGCGGCGACGAAGGGCAACTCCTTCTACGGCCTGGCGATAGGCGGGACCGTCGCGGCCGGGGCGGCCGCCGGCGGCGCGATCTCGGGCGGCGCCTTCAACCCCGCCGTCGGCGTGGGGGCGGTCCTCGTCGACGCGATCGCCGGCGGCACCGCCGGCCACGTCTGGCTCTACGTCGTCGGGCCGCTGCTCGGCTCCTACCTCGCCGCGGCCGCCTTCAGGTACCTCCACCCGGAGGGGTAG
- a CDS encoding ABC transporter permease — protein MARILWYRLWRGVLTVWFVLTVAFVTPRLVGDPARSLLPEDATPAEQAELRARLGLDLPLTRQYVAYLGNVLRGDFGESFAERRPATETVLERVPATLQLGGIALALSVLLGVGGGVLAATRREGPWDRLLTAGALVGQAVPNFVLGVALILVFSLALRWLPSGGREGWHSLVMPVATLAAASSAWLLRLTRGVMLDLAEQDFVRTAHAKGVGAASVALKHVLRNACLPVLTLLGLRAGALVAGSVVVETVFAWPGVGRLLVHAVVTRDFPVIQFAVVLVSVSVVVANLLVDLLYGVVDPRVRTS, from the coding sequence GTGGCACGCATCCTCTGGTACCGGCTGTGGCGGGGCGTCCTGACCGTGTGGTTCGTGCTGACGGTCGCCTTCGTCACCCCCCGGCTGGTGGGGGACCCGGCCAGGTCCCTGCTGCCGGAGGACGCCACGCCGGCCGAGCAGGCCGAGCTGCGGGCGCGCCTCGGGCTCGACCTGCCGCTGACGCGGCAGTACGTCGCCTACCTGGGCAACGTCCTGCGCGGCGACTTCGGGGAGAGCTTCGCCGAGCGGAGGCCGGCGACCGAGACGGTCCTCGAGCGCGTCCCGGCCACCCTCCAGCTGGGCGGCATCGCGCTCGCGCTCTCCGTGCTCCTGGGCGTGGGCGGAGGCGTCCTCGCCGCTACGCGCCGCGAAGGACCCTGGGACAGGCTGCTCACGGCCGGGGCCCTCGTGGGTCAGGCCGTGCCGAACTTCGTGCTCGGCGTGGCGCTGATCCTCGTCTTCAGCCTGGCCCTCAGGTGGCTGCCCAGCGGCGGGCGCGAGGGCTGGCACAGCCTTGTCATGCCGGTCGCGACCCTCGCGGCGGCCTCGTCCGCCTGGCTGCTGCGGCTCACGCGGGGCGTGATGCTCGACCTCGCCGAGCAGGACTTCGTCCGCACGGCTCACGCCAAGGGCGTCGGCGCCGCGTCGGTGGCGCTGAAGCACGTGCTCCGCAACGCCTGCCTCCCCGTGCTCACCCTGCTGGGCCTGCGGGCCGGGGCGCTCGTCGCCGGCTCGGTCGTCGTCGAGACCGTGTTCGCCTGGCCGGGCGTGGGCCGGCTCCTGGTGCACGCGGTCGTCACGCGCGACTTCCCGGTGATCCAGTTCGCCGTCGTGCTCGTCAGCGTCTCCGTCGTCGTCGCGAACCTGCTGGTCGACCTGCTCTACGGGGTCGTGGACCCGCGCGTGCGCACGTCGTGA